AAAATTTTTCTGATTTTGGAACTAATTTTTGTGCCTTTTGTAAGACCTGTTTAGAAATGTAGCCAAATGAAGCACTTCCACGGCTTGTTCGTGCTTTTTTACACCGTGTTTTATCTGCCCCATACAACCCGGATTTGCCATCACGACCACTTCCGAATCGTTGTTTTTGATATTTTCCATCTTCCTTTCCAGAAAATGGAGTGCATCGTCATATCTCGCCACATTGTATATGCCCGCACTTCCACAACACCAGGATGCTTCCTCGAGTTCTGAAAATTTTATTAATTTTACCGACTTCAAAATCTCGCGGGGTTGTTTTGTAACTTTCTGAGTATGAGCAAGATGACAGGCATCATGATAGGTGACGGTTCCTTCAAATTCATAATTTTCAGATCTGAATCCGGTTTCGTGAAGAAACTCGGAGATATCTTTAACCTTCGACGAAAATTCCGCAGCTTTCCGGGAAATGTCGTCTGAAACTGTGTCGTTTTCTCCTCCGGAAAAAATATGACCATACTCTTTCATATAAGCGCCACAGCCGGCGGAATTGGAGATGAGGAAGTCATATTTGTACCGTCCAAAGAGTTCCATCGTCTTTTGAGCCAGTTCCATCCCCTTTCTTTGTTCACCGTTATGTGCATGGAGAGACCCACAACATCCCTGACCCCTGGGAATGACCACTTCGCAACCATGCTGCAACAGCACCTCGAGTGTATCGGAATTTATGTCAGCGAAAGCAACATCCATCAGGCAGCCAAGCGGAAGCAACACCCGGTATCTTACAGGCTCTGCAGGTGTGTATATCTCATGCATCATGTCGCTGCTGAATCTCTTTGACATTTTTGGGGAGAGACTGTCCACCTGCCCAAGGTTACCGCCCAGTATTTTAAAAAAGCCAATATTGTGGAGAAAATCCTGAATCCCGGTGTTCTGGTAAAAATAGAGAATTTTTGCAACGAACTTTAGCAGGCTTTGATTTGCAACAATAAAGTTAAGTCCGGCCCGTCTGATGAGCCTGACCATGAACGGTTCAAGATTCTGTATCGAGACTTCTTCCCGGGCTGCCTCTACTATTGACCCGTATTTGACTCCTGCCGGACAGGCAGTTTCACATGCCTGACAGTCGAGACAGAAATTGATTTCATTGATGAATGTTTTATTTATCTCCAGTTTCCCCTCTGCAACACTCTTTATAAGGCGTATTCTGCCACGGGGCGATGATGATTCAAGTCTGGTGATGGAATAAGTTGGACATGTAGGAAGACACATGCCACAGTGCATGCACTGAGCAAGAATATCATCGGAGATAATCGCTTTGGAAAGGGTTTGTTGAAGTGGCGATTCGCTCATTTTAGTGATTATGGGAGTGAGTAAAAGAGTCGATATCCTCCCGCCTTACAGGCATTGCCCCTTCACATTTTGGAGACATGGTAAGAATTTTACCCGGATTGAGTACATTGTTCTCATCCAGCGTGCCTTTAATCTTCTTCATAAATTCCACTCCCGTCGAACCTGCGACAGCTTCGAGGAATTGCTTTTTGGCAATGCCAGTACCGTGTTCACCGGTAATCGTTCCGCCAAGTTTGATAGCTTCATTAAATATGTAGTCGAAAGCCCTGTGAGCATTGGAAATTCCCTTTTGGTCCCGTTCGTCTGTCAAACAGGTTGGATGAAGGTTGCCATCTCCGGCATGTCCAAAATTTCCGATAACCACATCAAAACTCTTTGCTGCATCTCTGACCTTTTCAATCATAACGGGCAGTTCACTTCTTGGGACGGTTGCATCCTCAAGAATTGTTGTCGGTTTCACTCTTGCGAGAGAGCTGAAAGCACTTCTGCGTGCTGATTTAAGCACCAGTGCCTCATTTTCATTTGATGCAACTTTAACGAACGACGAATTATTCTTTTTTAATGCTGCCAGAACCAGTGATGCATCTTCGTCAACTTCGGCACCCTTCCCGTCGAGTTCGATAATAAGTATCGCTTCACTGTTTCTTGGGAGACCGATACCTGTATAATCTTCAACGCAGTTTATCGTGGTGTGATCGAGAAATTCCATCATTGCAGGAACAACATGAGCTGCGATGATATCGGACACAGCTTTCCCGCTGTCCAGTAAAGTATCAAAATATGCAGTCATAGTGATCGATTTCTGAGGTTTCGGGATAAGCTTAAGCAACACCTTGGTAAATATTCCGAGTGTCCCCTCGCTCCCGATCATCACATCTTTAAGATTGTAACCCGCAACATCCTTTACATTTTTCCCGCCAACGACAAGTAATTCGCCATTTGGCATGATCGCCTCAAAACCAAGTACGAAGTTTTTTGTAACGCCATACTTCAAACCCCTCAAACCGCCGGCATTTTCAGCAACATTTCCACCAATTGTGCAAATTTTCATGCTCCCGGGGTCTGGTGGATAAAAGAGTCCCATCTTTTCCACTTTATTCTGCAGGGTTTCAGTTATTACCCCTGGTTCAACCCAGGCAGTGAGATTTTCATTGTCGATTTCCATAATTTTATCCCATCGTGTCATAACAAGTACGACGGAATTTTCCACAGGTACAGAGCCTCCGCTCAATCCGGTACCGGATCCACGGGGAACAACTGCAAATTTTTCCTCATTGGCGAGTTTCATGATTGCAGCGATTTGTCCGGCATTTTCCGGAAAAACCACTGCTTCGGGTAATTGTCTTAAAATCGGTGTGCCGTCGTAAGAATAGGCTTCTTTGTGAACAGGATCGAGCAGGAGGTTTTTTTTGGTTACTATCTCTCCCAGTTTGGAGAGAGTTGAATCTTTCATTTGACGAATCTCTGTATTACGAATTTAACCGCATAGCCGGTTGCAAGTGCTATTGCGAGATATGTGACTATTAGTTTTACCCCATCCATTGTTATAACGAATGTCGATTTATATCCCCTCCAGCCACAATTTGTACATCTGTAAATCTTGAACCAGGTCAGATTTTTAATTGCCCCTTCCAACAGACTTCGGGTTTTTGACCTTCTTAATGTATTATACTGCTTGCATGAGGGACATTTTGAAAAGGACGCATCCCTGTGAAAAACTACTTTCTTCGATTTTAATCTTCGTTTTTGAGCCATTTATTTGATTGCCAGTATTTTTCGATAAAGTGGTTTGTTGTTGATTATATCAAGTGCGGTCTTGAATTGCAGGTCATTTATTAGTTTGTATCTGATTCTGAAACCGCTGTTGTGGTATCTGCCCGAAAGTTCGGTGAGAAGCTCTGTCGCAATTTCGTCCTTCTGAAAACGAAGAATATCTTTGGATATGCTGCCAATCTCTTTTGATAATTCATCAAATTTGACTTGCAAATGTACATAATTTTTATCTTGTCCGAAAGTTTTAACAAGCTCTTCGAGCTGGCTGCTCTTCGGATGTCTAAATTTATATTTCTTTAAATCCAAAAACTCCCTGAATTCTGCAAAAAGCTTCTCACTCTTCATTTCGCTAAAATTACTGTTTTTGTGCTTCTCGTAGTATGAATTCACAAATTCAAAAATGAGTCCCTTTGCCAAAAGATCTTTTAACAGATCCGATTTCTCCGGGGAAACAACTATGGAATCAGGTACAATTCCCCCTCCACTGTAGACAAGGCGGTTGTTTTTTGTTCGAAATAGTGCCGTAAGCACGGAATCATGCTTTCCGATAACCTTGTTTTGTGAAGCATAATCAATTTTTTGAATACTTCTGCCCGAGGGTGTGTAGTACCTTGAGGTGGTTATCTTTAATGAAGTGTTAAAACTTAGCGAAGTGATGGTCTGGACAAGCCCCTTGCCGAAAGATTTTTCACCAATCAACACAGCCCGGTCATAGTCCTGTAATGCTCCTGCCACAATTTCAGAGGCAGACGCAGAACCGTCATCTATCAAAACTGCCATTTCCACTTTTCCGAGTAACGGCTCCTGCTCAGCAAAAAATTTCCTGATAGAGACAGAATCGCGCCCTTTTGTGGTGACAATCAGACTGCCTTTCTCAAGGAATTTGTTCGAAACATCGATAGCCATATCAAGCAGTCCACCCGGATTTCCCCGCAAATCAAGAATAACTGATTCAATTTTTCTTACCGAAGCGAGTTTTGCAATTTCACTTCTCAACTCTTCTCCGGCTGTTCGTGTAAATCCTGATAATTTGATATACACATTC
This Bacteroidota bacterium DNA region includes the following protein-coding sequences:
- a CDS encoding FAD-binding protein — protein: MKDSTLSKLGEIVTKKNLLLDPVHKEAYSYDGTPILRQLPEAVVFPENAGQIAAIMKLANEEKFAVVPRGSGTGLSGGSVPVENSVVLVMTRWDKIMEIDNENLTAWVEPGVITETLQNKVEKMGLFYPPDPGSMKICTIGGNVAENAGGLRGLKYGVTKNFVLGFEAIMPNGELLVVGGKNVKDVAGYNLKDVMIGSEGTLGIFTKVLLKLIPKPQKSITMTAYFDTLLDSGKAVSDIIAAHVVPAMMEFLDHTTINCVEDYTGIGLPRNSEAILIIELDGKGAEVDEDASLVLAALKKNNSSFVKVASNENEALVLKSARRSAFSSLARVKPTTILEDATVPRSELPVMIEKVRDAAKSFDVVIGNFGHAGDGNLHPTCLTDERDQKGISNAHRAFDYIFNEAIKLGGTITGEHGTGIAKKQFLEAVAGSTGVEFMKKIKGTLDENNVLNPGKILTMSPKCEGAMPVRREDIDSFTHSHNH
- a CDS encoding S41 family peptidase, which translates into the protein MNKNFFKKRAEWLVIFFAVSLSLGAYSTFGDIYYEIGKNIDIFSRVYKEITLNYVDEINAEEFIRAGIRGMLKELDPYTTFIDEKRQDDIELMTKGKYGGIGITVGIRGENVLIIEILDGYSAQKQGLLPGDALHEVAGTRVSPANYDEISKLVKGTPGTFVDLKVRRGEPADTLSFTLMREEIVVKNVTYAGFVPENSSNVYIKLSGFTRTAGEELRSEIAKLASVRKIESVILDLRGNPGGLLDMAIDVSNKFLEKGSLIVTTKGRDSVSIRKFFAEQEPLLGKVEMAVLIDDGSASASEIVAGALQDYDRAVLIGEKSFGKGLVQTITSLSFNTSLKITTSRYYTPSGRSIQKIDYASQNKVIGKHDSVLTALFRTKNNRLVYSGGGIVPDSIVVSPEKSDLLKDLLAKGLIFEFVNSYYEKHKNSNFSEMKSEKLFAEFREFLDLKKYKFRHPKSSQLEELVKTFGQDKNYVHLQVKFDELSKEIGSISKDILRFQKDEIATELLTELSGRYHNSGFRIRYKLINDLQFKTALDIINNKPLYRKILAIK
- a CDS encoding (Fe-S)-binding protein, which translates into the protein MSESPLQQTLSKAIISDDILAQCMHCGMCLPTCPTYSITRLESSSPRGRIRLIKSVAEGKLEINKTFINEINFCLDCQACETACPAGVKYGSIVEAAREEVSIQNLEPFMVRLIRRAGLNFIVANQSLLKFVAKILYFYQNTGIQDFLHNIGFFKILGGNLGQVDSLSPKMSKRFSSDMMHEIYTPAEPVRYRVLLPLGCLMDVAFADINSDTLEVLLQHGCEVVIPRGQGCCGSLHAHNGEQRKGMELAQKTMELFGRYKYDFLISNSAGCGAYMKEYGHIFSGGENDTVSDDISRKAAEFSSKVKDISEFLHETGFRSENYEFEGTVTYHDACHLAHTQKVTKQPREILKSVKLIKFSELEEASWCCGSAGIYNVARYDDALHFLERKMENIKNNDSEVVVMANPGCMGQIKHGVKKHEQAVEVLHLATFLNRSYKRHKN